TTCACCACGCAGATCAACGCTACGATCTCGGCCCTGGATGCCACGCCGGCTCAGGCGAGGACGATGGGGGCGACGTTCCTTCAGCAGTGCATTGCGCCGGACATGGGGTTCGGTGCCGGCTCCCAATTATCGCAGATCGACACGCGGTTGATGGCGGACATGACGGCCGCTGATGAATCGGTTGCCCCGTCCGGCGACAACATGGCCAACGATGACTGCTTCGCGGCGTTCTTCGCGACGCAGTACGGTATCGTTTTGCGGCAGGACGCCGACCCGTCGATTCCGGACGCCTACATCGACGACGATGTTGTCTAAACGGCCTTTAGCTTGTCGCGTAGAGTCTTACCGCCGCACGTCACGCATAGTCGAAGATGAAGGTCTTCTGGATGCACGGCAATATGCACGCCAGTCCTTTGCGCGTTACTAATGTTCCTTGGCCAGTCGGCGAGAATCTTACTCACCTTCGGCGGGATCGATGGATCGGCATTGCTCCGCTGTTCAAGCCGAAGGAGAACTTCAAGAGTTTCCAGGTTGCGGGCCCCAGCAACGGTCTGCGTCCAGTCGTTGCCGAACAATAACTGCCCGTAATCCATGAGATCGCAAAAGGCTTCAACGCATCTGGCTTGACTGACGTTCAGGTCTAACAGGTGCGTCGAATGGAAGAAGTCGTTCCTTCGCTTTCTGCGTTCCGTCATGTCGTCGTGAAGACGTTGCACGACCGGAACGTCCGCGGCTCGCTTGGCCTGAAACACACCCTTTACGTCCGATAGAACGTCGTGGTAGTTCTTGAACTTGCCGTTCGCCTTTTGGTCTGACCAATGCTTGTTGTCCGTAAGCAGAAACAGTTTGGACGTCAGTTCCGTGTAGTCATCGCAAAGGATGAACGCCGTCTTTACGTATTGGCCACCGCTGCGGCCGGTGAAGTAAACCTCGACGCCAGCACAGATTTCCTCCATCAGGTATCGTAAGCGGCTCATCGGTTCCCCTCCTTTCCGAGCAATCGGTGCTCGAACCTTTCCTTCGCCTGCTGCCATTCTCTTTCCGCTTGCTCGCGAAGGTCGCGGGCTCGACTGCGTCGACGCTCGACCTCGTCAACTATGTCACGTTGAACGGCTGGCAATGGAATCGGTACCACAAGCCCGACGACGTCATCATTCGCGAGTCGCGGGTGGGTGTTACCGGTGGTCATGTGCTTCGTCTGATTCAAAATCAAAGACGATCGTAAAGCGACGGCGAGATAGTCCGGCAGGACTTCATCCCTGGGATCAACTGCTGGCCTGATTCGGATGACGTGGAACTCGGGTGAGCAAATCCCGGCCCGCTCGGCTCTGTGGACCTTGTTGAGGTACGGTCGGAGCCTTGCAAACAGGATGTCGTTCTCACGGAACTCGAAGCACTGTCCCTGCACATCTTCGTTTGTCGCTAGAAGCTCGCCGGTGTCACTTTGGACGCTCGCCAATCCAAGGTAAAATTCGGATGCAGACCTATCGGTTAGGTCGCGTGCGAAATCGGCAATCACGTCCAGTCTAGTTGTGCGAATTCCCGCCCTCTCCTGCTGCATAGCTTTGATCGCCAGCAGTCGCTCGGGATGGAAATAGGCGGCGTTCGCTCGTCCGGCGTCGCGCAGGGCACCCAACCTTACGGCGTAGGTTTGCCGGTCGCTTGAGGTCGCGGGTGGCACCTGTAGCTGTTCAACCAAATAGCCATCTAGGCCACGGAGAAGATCGGACGCGTCATTCAGCTTCGAGTTGCGGCTCGCCCGTGCTGCATCTAGCTCCTGCGCCAGTTCTCGCTGCGTCTCGACATCTGGGGGGAGTGGGATCTGCAGAGCGCGGAGTTCTTCCGCGTTGATGTTCGACATGCCGGCAATAGGCCGGCTCACCCGGTCGATCTGAAGTCGGCCAGCCTTTGTATTCAGGAATGCGGACACGAATTCAGGCGTCGTCTGCGCATCGTCGACGACGACGCGGATCAAATACGAGGCGTAGACCCACGTTCCCGGTTCGCCGAACACTTCGCACTTGCCCACCAACTCTGCGGAGTTCGTTCGGTTAAATAGGATATCGCCTGGATTCAGCCGGTATCGCTCTACCTCGTGCGTCGGGAGGTCGACGTACTTCAGATCGGTAAGGTCCCAGCCATCCCGCTGGAGGTTGTTCATGCGCAGAACGGGAACGCCGATCTGCTCTTCGCTGGCGAGCTGCGACGTGCCGTATTGCGCGTACCTAATGATCGAGTCGAGAGACTTCAACGCGTACTTCGGTGCGCTGTACAGCCGATCGAACTCGACCGCCCCCGCGGCAAACTTCACGTCCGCTCGGATGCTGATATCTCCCCGCCGCACTGCGAAGCACATTGCTTTGCCAGCGGTGGCGGGGATTAGACGAAAAAAGGTTTGGGTGCCTTTTCAAACTTCCGGTACTGCCCCAGTATGCCGGTGTTTGGGATGATCTCGTGCGGCTTCTCAACCCAGTTCTCGCCCTGCCGCTCGAACCTCACGCGCACGTCGAACAGATCACACCGCTGCACTTCCGTGCGGATGCTGCCTTGCGTCTTCGTCTCGATGACTTGATAGCTTTTTCGTCCTGTGGCGTCGTAACCGATGTTCTCCGCGAGGGCCATGAACACCGGCTCAGCGTCGTTGACCTTTTCATGAGACGCCCGCTTGCGGACGAAGATCACGCTTGCCTTCACCGCGGCACCGTAGTGCGCGAAAGCGGTCTGCGGAATGCTGACAACTGAGAGAAGCTGGAACCGCTCGAAAAGGAAATCCCTGACGTACTGAAGCGATGCGTTGGTGAGGATGCCTTCCGGCAGAACGATGGCTGCGCGGCCGGTCCCTGGCTTGAGGAATTGCCAGATGCGCTCGAGAAAGAGAATCTCGGTCTTCTGCGCTTTC
The nucleotide sequence above comes from Tepidisphaeraceae bacterium. Encoded proteins:
- a CDS encoding restriction endonuclease subunit S, whose protein sequence is MKFAAGAVEFDRLYSAPKYALKSLDSIIRYAQYGTSQLASEEQIGVPVLRMNNLQRDGWDLTDLKYVDLPTHEVERYRLNPGDILFNRTNSAELVGKCEVFGEPGTWVYASYLIRVVVDDAQTTPEFVSAFLNTKAGRLQIDRVSRPIAGMSNINAEELRALQIPLPPDVETQRELAQELDAARASRNSKLNDASDLLRGLDGYLVEQLQVPPATSSDRQTYAVRLGALRDAGRANAAYFHPERLLAIKAMQQERAGIRTTRLDVIADFARDLTDRSASEFYLGLASVQSDTGELLATNEDVQGQCFEFRENDILFARLRPYLNKVHRAERAGICSPEFHVIRIRPAVDPRDEVLPDYLAVALRSSLILNQTKHMTTGNTHPRLANDDVVGLVVPIPLPAVQRDIVDEVERRRSRARDLREQAEREWQQAKERFEHRLLGKEGNR